Proteins encoded in a region of the Ziziphus jujuba cultivar Dongzao chromosome 3, ASM3175591v1 genome:
- the LOC125423551 gene encoding beta-xylosidase/alpha-L-arabinofuranosidase 1-like: protein MAGCKLMFACCVLVASLAMCSYGREMRVLTLSDDDVSYVCHPSRFMKLGLEMSNFAYCDSSLSFHLRAKDLVDRLTLEEKVQQIGNTAQGVARIGLPKYEWWSEALHGVSNVGPGTYFDDVVPGATSFPTVILTAASFNQSLWRNIGEFVSTEARAMYNLGRAGLTYWSPNINVVRDPRWGRILETPGEDPYVVGLYATNYVRGLQDVKGTENATDLSSRPLKVASCCKHYAAYDLDAWRGVDRYHFNAKVTEQDMMETFLRPFEMCVKDGDVSSVMCSYNRVNGIPTCADPNLLKGTIRDKWDLHGYIVSDCDSIEVMVDGHKFLGDNKEQASSQALTAGLDLDCGTYYTDSLQGAVLDGLVKEKDIDRSLEYLYVVLMRLGFFDGNPAFQSLGKDDICSAEHLELARQAAREGIVLLKNDDDTLPLNINHVKSIAIAGPHGNATSAMIGNYAGIPCKMVSPLDAFTAINNKKVTFEMGCSNVICADNDNAGLIFTAMQSAKDADVTLLFVGLDLSVEAESLDRTNLLLPGDQTDLVNQVAATAKGPVILIIMSAGGVDITFAKNNPNIKSILWVGYPGEQGGQAIADVVFGKYNPGGRLPVTWYEADYVNQLPMTSMQLRPVESLNYPGRTYKFFNGSTVYPFGYGMSYTKFAYKLVSSTQRLDITLANHQHCRVVNYTNSKFKQDCPAAGVDQLDCDANTVTLEVAVQNVGPKDGSEVVLVYAKAPQGIVGTYIKQLIAFERVFIAAGGTQNVKFELDPCKSFNIIEDTAYNVLPSGIHRIELGNNATISTTLQVNIHH from the exons ATGGCAGGCTGTAAATTGATGTTCGCGTGTTGTGTTTTGGTTGCTTCATTAGCCATGTGTAGTTATGGTAGAGAGATGAGAGTCCTGACTCTCTCTGATGATGACGTGAGTTACGTATGCCACCCTTCCAGATTTATGAAACTTGGATTGGAGATGAGCAACTTCGCATATTGCGACTCCTCTCTGTCGTTCCATCTGAGGGCAAAGGACTTGGTGGACCGATTGACATTGGAAGAGAAGGTGCAGCAGATTGGAAACACAGCTCAAGGAGTGGCGAGGATTGGACTTCCTAAGTACGAGTGGTGGTCAGAAGCACTCCATGGTGTTTCAAATGTTGGTCCTGGAACTTACTTCGATGATGTTGTTCCCGGCGCTACAAGTTTTCCCACTGTTATTCTCACTGCTGCATCTTTCAATCAGTCACTTTGGAGAAACATAGGCGAG TTTGTGTCAACTGAAGCAAGGGCAATGTATAATCTTGGAAGAGCTGGATTGACATATTGGAGTCCGAACATAAATGTAGTGAGAGATCCGAGATGGGGAAGAATTCTTGAGACGCCTGGTGAAGATCCATATGTAGTTGGTTTGTATGCTACCAATTATGTGAGGGGGCTTCAGGATGTTAAGGGGACAGAAAATGCCACCGACTTGAGCTCTAGACCTCTCAAGGTTGCTTCTTGCTGTAAGCACTATGCTGCCTATGATCTTGATGCATGGCGTGGAGTGGATCGATACCATTTTAATGCTAAG GTTACAGAACAAGATATGATGGAAACTTTTCTTCGTCCTTTTGAGATGTGTGTCAAGGATGGTGATGTTTCAAGTGTGATGTGCTCTTACAATAGAGTCAATGGCATTCCAACTTGTGCCGATCCTAATCTTTTAAAAGGCACCATTAGAGACAAATGGGATCTTCATGG ATACATTGTCTCCGATTGCGATTCTATTGAGGTGATGGTGGATGGTCACAAATTCTTGGGAGACAATAAAGAGCAAGCTTCTTCACAAGCCCTTACAGCAG gtTTGGATCTGGATTGTGGAACCTACTATACTGACAGCCTTCAAGGCGCAGTTCTTGATGGGTTAGTCAAAGAAAAAGATATCGATCGATCACTCGAGTATCTTTATGTTGTGTTGATGAGGCTTGGTTTCTTTGATGGAAACCCTGCTTTTCAATCCCTTGGCAAGGATGATATATGTTCTGCTGAACATTTAGAGCTGGCACGTCAGGCGGCAAGAGAAGGAATTGTACTTTTGAAGAATGATGATGATACTTTACCTCTCAATATTAACCATGTTAAAAGCATTGCAATAGCAGGACCTCATGGCAATGCCACCTCTGCCATGATTGGAAATTATGCCGGTATTCCCTGTAAGATGGTTTCACCATTGGATGCGTTTACCGCAATCAACAACAAAAAGGTGACATTCGAAATGGGATGTTCCAATGTTATATGTGCTGACAATGATAATGCTGGATTGATTTTTACTGCTATGCAATCCGCTAAGGATGCAGATGTTACATTATTGTTTGTGGGTTTGGATCTTTCGGTAGAGGCAGAGTCCTTGGATAGGACTAATCTCCTCCTTCCAGGGGACCAAACTGACCTCGTCAACCAAGTTGCTGCAACTGCCAAAGGTCCAGTTATTCTTATAATTATGTCCGCTGGAGGGGTTGATATTacttttgctaaaaataatccAAACATCAAATCGATTTTGTGGGTTGGATATCCCGGCGAGCAAGGAGGCCAGGCCATTGCAGATGTTGTGTTTGGCAAATACAATCCAg GTGGTAGATTACCTGTGACATGGTATGAAGCCGATTATGTTAACCAACTACCAATGACATCTATGCAATTGAGACCAGTTGAGAGCTTAAACTATCCGGGAAGGACTTATAAGTTCTTTAATGGATCAACTGTTTACCCATTTGGTTATGGGATGAGCTACACCAAATTTGCATACAAACTTGTATCATCCACTCAAAGGCTGGACATCACATTGGCAAATCACCAGCATTGTCGTGTGGTGAACTACACGAATTCCAAATTTAAACAAGACTGTCCGGCTGCTGGAGTGGACCAACTGGACTGTGATGCTAATACAGTGACACTTGAAGTAGCAGTGCAAAATGTGGGTCCCAAGGATGGGAGTGAGGTTGTGTTGGTATATGCAAAGGCTCCACAGGGTATTGTTGGAACTTATATCAAGcaattgattgcatttgagaGAGTATTTATAGCCGCTGGTGGGACACAAAATGTCAAGTTTGAACTTGATCCATGCAAGAGCTTCAACATCATCGAAGACACTGCTTATAACGTATTGCCATCTGGTATCCATCGAATCGAACTTGGAAATAATGCCACGATCTCCACGACTCTGCAAGTTAACATCCATCATTAG